A single region of the Geobacillus subterraneus genome encodes:
- a CDS encoding assimilatory sulfite reductase (NADPH) flavoprotein subunit encodes MQLQVTNSPFSQEQIELLNRLLPTLTPSQKLWLSGYLAAAETAVSVLDAEAPTLFAGGGKPVSKEVTVLYGSQTGNAQKLAEKAGKALKERGFEAKVSSMLDFKPNELKKVETLLIVVSTHGEGDPPDNAVSFYEFLHSKRAPKLDHLRFSVLALGDTSYEHFCQTGKDFDKRLEELGGTRFYPRVDCDVDYEEAAAKWLDGVLGELSKQANANGGTTPLLSAVAAAPKAEPAVVYSRKNPFLAEVLENINLNGRGSNKETRHLELSLEGSGLKYEPGDALGIFPKNDPELVDLVIQEMKWNPEETVTIDKDGEVRSLKEALTSHFEITVLTKALLQKLAPLSKNSALQELVAPGNEAKLKEYAKGRDLLDALRDFGSWDAAPQQVISILRKMPPRLYSIASSLAAYPDEVHLTIGAVRYESYGRLRKGVCSTFCAERIHIGDTLPVFIQPNPNFKLPKDPSTPIIMVGPGTGVAPFRAFMQEREATGANGKSWLFFGDQHFVTDFLYQTEWLAWLKSGVLTRMDVAFSRDTEKKVYVQHRMLERSKELFGWLEEGAVVYICGDKQHMARDVHQTLIDLIEKEGGMSREQAEAYLTEMQKQKRYQRDVY; translated from the coding sequence TTGCAGCTGCAAGTCACTAACAGTCCGTTTAGTCAGGAGCAGATCGAGCTCCTGAACCGTTTGTTGCCGACGTTGACGCCGTCGCAAAAGCTGTGGCTGAGCGGGTATTTGGCCGCAGCCGAGACCGCGGTGAGCGTTCTCGATGCCGAGGCGCCGACGCTGTTTGCCGGGGGTGGCAAGCCGGTTTCGAAAGAAGTGACTGTTCTTTACGGTTCACAAACCGGCAACGCGCAAAAGTTGGCTGAAAAAGCCGGCAAGGCGCTCAAGGAGCGCGGATTCGAGGCGAAAGTGTCGTCCATGCTTGACTTTAAGCCGAATGAATTGAAGAAAGTCGAGACGCTGCTCATCGTCGTGAGCACGCATGGGGAAGGCGATCCGCCGGACAACGCGGTGTCGTTTTACGAATTTCTTCACAGCAAGCGGGCGCCAAAACTGGATCATCTCCGTTTCTCCGTCCTCGCGCTCGGCGATACGTCGTACGAGCATTTTTGCCAGACGGGGAAAGATTTCGATAAGCGGTTGGAGGAGCTTGGCGGAACGCGGTTTTATCCACGCGTCGATTGCGATGTCGATTACGAGGAAGCAGCGGCGAAATGGCTCGATGGCGTGCTTGGCGAGTTGAGCAAACAAGCCAATGCCAACGGTGGAACAACTCCGCTCTTGTCGGCTGTGGCTGCGGCGCCGAAAGCTGAGCCTGCCGTCGTCTATTCGCGGAAAAACCCGTTCCTAGCTGAGGTGTTGGAAAACATTAACTTAAACGGCCGCGGATCGAATAAAGAAACGCGCCATCTCGAATTGTCGCTCGAAGGATCGGGTTTGAAATATGAGCCGGGCGATGCGCTTGGCATTTTCCCGAAAAACGATCCAGAGCTTGTTGACCTTGTCATCCAAGAAATGAAATGGAACCCGGAAGAAACAGTGACGATTGACAAGGACGGAGAAGTGCGGTCGCTGAAAGAAGCGCTCACGTCCCATTTTGAAATCACCGTTTTGACGAAAGCACTGCTGCAAAAACTGGCGCCGTTATCGAAAAACAGCGCGCTTCAAGAGCTTGTTGCTCCGGGCAATGAGGCGAAATTAAAAGAATACGCCAAAGGCCGCGACTTGCTCGATGCCCTGCGCGATTTTGGCTCGTGGGACGCTGCGCCGCAACAAGTCATTTCCATTTTGCGAAAAATGCCGCCGCGCCTGTATTCGATCGCGAGCAGCTTAGCTGCGTATCCGGACGAGGTGCATTTGACGATCGGTGCGGTTCGTTATGAGTCTTACGGCCGCCTGCGCAAAGGGGTGTGCTCGACGTTTTGCGCCGAGCGCATTCACATCGGTGATACGCTCCCGGTCTTTATTCAACCGAATCCGAACTTCAAGCTGCCGAAAGATCCGTCGACGCCGATCATTATGGTCGGACCGGGCACGGGGGTGGCGCCGTTCCGCGCCTTTATGCAAGAGCGCGAGGCGACAGGAGCGAACGGAAAATCATGGCTTTTCTTTGGCGACCAGCATTTTGTGACTGACTTCCTGTATCAAACGGAATGGCTCGCCTGGCTGAAAAGCGGTGTGCTGACAAGAATGGATGTCGCTTTCTCGCGCGATACGGAGAAAAAAGTATACGTCCAGCACCGGATGCTTGAACGAAGCAAAGAGCTGTTCGGCTGGCTCGAGGAAGGCGCCGTCGTCTACATTTGCGGCGACAAGCAGCACATGGCGCGCGACGTCCACCAGACGCTCATTGATCTTATTGAAAAAGAAGGCGGCATGAGCCGCGAACAAGCAGAAGCGTATTTGACGGAAATGCAAAAACAAAAACGGTACCAACGCGACGTCTATTAA
- a CDS encoding LysR family transcriptional regulator, whose amino-acid sequence MYYDELKTFITLAEVKNFTKTAEILHLSQPSVSLHIKNLEKEFQTKLFIRSPKRLRMTPTGELLYDRAKQMMALYEQTKQDILEHHHSVKGELKIGASFTIGEYILPPFLLDFQQRYPELELEVMIGNTKEIVELVRSYQVDIGLIEGQTNEKELSVHPFMQDELVIVASNCHELAQKEEVTITDLQNEAWVAREIGSGTREYFNHFIRSNGLKVKSLMIISSNQGIKEMLINGNALSLLSRSVVARDIEHGHLSIVRLKHPPFYRMLSYIYSPVMENKQSVRIFLETLQTNWTGANK is encoded by the coding sequence ATGTATTATGACGAATTAAAAACGTTTATTACGTTGGCAGAAGTGAAAAATTTCACAAAAACAGCTGAAATCCTCCACCTCTCCCAGCCGAGTGTCAGTTTGCACATTAAAAATTTAGAAAAGGAGTTTCAAACCAAACTGTTCATCCGTTCCCCGAAACGGCTGCGCATGACGCCAACCGGTGAACTTCTGTATGACCGCGCCAAACAAATGATGGCGCTTTATGAACAGACGAAACAAGACATTTTAGAGCATCACCACTCGGTGAAAGGCGAATTAAAAATCGGCGCCAGCTTTACGATCGGGGAGTATATTTTGCCGCCGTTTTTGCTCGACTTCCAACAGCGCTACCCGGAACTCGAACTTGAGGTGATGATCGGCAACACAAAAGAAATCGTCGAACTCGTCCGCTCGTACCAAGTGGATATCGGCTTGATCGAAGGACAAACGAACGAAAAAGAACTGTCCGTTCACCCGTTCATGCAGGACGAACTTGTCATCGTTGCTTCAAACTGCCACGAATTGGCACAAAAAGAGGAAGTGACGATCACCGATTTGCAAAATGAAGCATGGGTAGCACGCGAAATCGGTTCCGGCACACGCGAATACTTCAACCACTTCATCCGCTCAAACGGATTAAAGGTGAAATCGCTCATGATCATCAGCAGCAACCAAGGCATTAAAGAAATGTTAATCAACGGCAACGCCTTGTCCTTGTTGTCGCGCAGCGTCGTCGCCCGCGACATCGAGCACGGCCACCTGTCCATCGTTCGCCTGAAGCACCCGCCGTTTTACCGGATGCTTTCTTATATTTATTCGCCGGTTATGGAAAACAAACAAAGCGTCCGCATTTTCCTTGAAACGTTGCAAACCAACTGGACGGGCGCCAACAAATAA
- a CDS encoding IS701 family transposase yields MNRLAHHQGIHKFFFALGLALHFSKPVLKHLVHIVDALTTKGFSGTLTDLHHWSFHPNHRTTLSHFFTKSPWDEETLLRKLQQWILHRIKRIAKRENQPLFVSIDDTICQKTKPSSRAAHAIQGCGWHFSHKDHQSVWGHSLVWLMVHTFTQAFPFAFRLYDKKAGRSKIDLAIEMLSSLKVEPDRPVYVLMDSWYPSKKLIEACLSKGFHVIAMLKTNRILYPKGIAIQAKQFARYIEPQDTRLVTVGKERYRVYRYEGAIHGLDDAVVLLAWKADQPMTPEHLHCVLSTDRELGDEDILRYYAQRWTIECFFRQAKDQLKLDGYRVRHIRAVKRYWAVVLLACVYSIAESQQDLSTGLELLRSRKGHSVVEFIYNAAKQEIPIDVIKKQLHVA; encoded by the coding sequence ATGAATAGATTAGCACATCATCAAGGAATCCACAAGTTTTTCTTCGCATTGGGGTTGGCATTGCATTTCTCGAAGCCGGTTCTGAAGCATCTCGTTCATATCGTCGATGCCTTGACCACCAAGGGATTCTCGGGAACGCTGACGGATCTCCATCACTGGAGTTTTCATCCCAATCATCGAACAACGCTCAGCCATTTTTTCACGAAAAGCCCTTGGGATGAAGAGACGTTGCTTCGCAAACTCCAGCAATGGATCCTTCATCGCATCAAGCGAATCGCCAAACGGGAGAATCAACCCCTTTTTGTTTCGATTGATGATACCATTTGCCAAAAAACGAAGCCTTCGTCACGGGCTGCACACGCCATTCAAGGGTGTGGTTGGCATTTCTCTCACAAAGATCATCAATCGGTCTGGGGGCATTCGCTCGTTTGGCTGATGGTGCACACCTTCACGCAGGCGTTCCCATTTGCGTTCCGCCTGTATGACAAGAAGGCGGGAAGGAGCAAAATCGACCTGGCGATCGAGATGCTTTCCTCACTCAAGGTGGAACCGGATCGGCCGGTGTATGTGCTCATGGATTCGTGGTACCCGTCCAAAAAGCTCATCGAAGCCTGCTTGAGCAAGGGATTTCATGTCATCGCGATGCTCAAGACGAACCGGATTCTTTATCCGAAAGGCATTGCGATCCAAGCGAAGCAGTTCGCCCGCTATATCGAGCCCCAAGACACCCGCCTCGTCACGGTGGGGAAGGAGCGTTACCGCGTGTATCGCTATGAGGGGGCGATCCATGGCCTCGATGACGCGGTGGTGCTGCTGGCTTGGAAGGCGGATCAGCCGATGACACCGGAACATCTCCATTGCGTCTTGAGCACCGACCGGGAGCTAGGCGATGAAGACATCTTGCGTTACTATGCCCAGCGTTGGACAATCGAATGCTTTTTCCGACAGGCGAAAGATCAACTGAAGCTGGATGGATACCGCGTCCGCCACATTCGGGCGGTGAAACGGTATTGGGCGGTGGTGCTCTTGGCCTGCGTGTACAGCATAGCGGAATCCCAGCAAGACCTCTCCACCGGATTGGAGCTTCTTCGATCGCGGAAAGGCCACAGCGTCGTCGAGTTCATTTATAACGCCGCGAAGCAAGAGATTCCCATTGATGTGATCAAAAAACAGCTCCATGTCGCCTAA
- a CDS encoding MFS transporter — protein sequence MNELIRERFEILRQRPFLFYFIGTTVSMFGTGMQFIANSWLAIKLTGASFSVAVVLVCAAIPGILLSPFIGVFVDRWDRRLLSVYMDLFRAVIVLAIPIFWWLGQLQPWHLYAMAFFVALGDQVYNPSTMALIREVIPKEMLLSANSFSSIANQIGGLIGASAAGLIITYSSPMVIMILNASTFIFSAFCLLAMRREVIRPARITDKGGAWTKFWGELNDGITYIRFHREIIPKYLMVLLFIVILRTINVIIAPFALNELKVGTNGFGFIDASFGVGALIGGLVLPIVSRIYGDKPLMHLGLLSLAFSLIFFSLSQNMWMAVLGYFLIGITFQTRIMYLTEALKSTELDYQGRVYSTFNTFFSVISLVVYIAMGFLGEILSYRWIYAVQGGIVAIIWVFACKPYQRKNISTEIDIN from the coding sequence ATGAATGAACTTATACGCGAAAGATTTGAGATATTGCGCCAACGACCGTTCCTATTTTACTTTATCGGTACGACAGTCTCGATGTTTGGTACGGGGATGCAGTTTATTGCTAATAGCTGGTTGGCAATAAAGTTAACCGGAGCAAGTTTTTCAGTTGCTGTTGTTCTTGTTTGTGCTGCTATTCCTGGTATCTTGTTGTCACCGTTTATCGGTGTATTTGTCGATCGATGGGACCGTAGGTTGCTATCAGTTTATATGGATCTTTTTCGAGCTGTTATTGTGCTTGCTATACCTATTTTTTGGTGGCTGGGACAGCTTCAACCATGGCATTTGTATGCGATGGCTTTTTTCGTTGCGCTGGGTGACCAAGTGTATAATCCTTCCACGATGGCACTGATTCGTGAGGTTATTCCAAAAGAAATGCTCCTTTCAGCGAACTCCTTCAGTTCGATCGCAAACCAAATCGGTGGATTGATTGGTGCAAGCGCGGCCGGATTGATCATTACTTACTCTTCTCCTATGGTCATCATGATCTTGAACGCCAGTACATTCATATTTTCGGCGTTCTGCTTGTTGGCTATGAGAAGAGAAGTGATAAGACCAGCCAGAATAACTGATAAAGGTGGAGCATGGACGAAATTTTGGGGTGAGTTGAACGATGGAATCACGTATATACGATTCCATCGAGAAATCATTCCTAAATATCTAATGGTTCTCCTGTTTATTGTGATTCTTCGCACCATTAATGTGATTATCGCCCCTTTTGCACTTAATGAATTAAAGGTTGGAACAAATGGATTCGGGTTTATCGATGCTTCCTTTGGTGTTGGAGCACTAATCGGGGGATTGGTTTTACCGATTGTCTCGCGTATATACGGGGATAAGCCATTAATGCATTTGGGTTTATTGTCTTTGGCGTTTAGCCTTATATTTTTTTCCTTGTCTCAAAATATGTGGATGGCAGTTCTGGGCTATTTTCTTATCGGTATCACTTTTCAAACGAGAATTATGTATTTAACTGAGGCTCTGAAAAGTACCGAACTTGATTATCAAGGAAGAGTTTATTCTACTTTTAATACCTTTTTTTCCGTCATATCACTTGTTGTATATATAGCAATGGGCTTCCTTGGGGAGATACTCAGTTATCGCTGGATCTATGCTGTGCAGGGAGGAATTGTAGCGATTATTTGGGTGTTTGCTTGCAAACCATATCAACGAAAAAATATTTCTACGGAGATTGATATAAATTAA
- a CDS encoding ATP-grasp domain-containing protein translates to MKHIVFVESNPGNGIEAISIAKELGYSVTFVTANLEHYMKGRRLDDHPLRYADRIKECPTNEPDELLQYLKQFKMQHPFDGILSFSEFYAPIVAEVAKRLGLPACNPKAVKTARLKHITRQVCSENGIPVPRWGSGNSLEEAYFLAEQIGYPCVFKPVDNTGSRNVRIVYNKSELEEMYEKNRLNLDNNRGLKRSSDFLIEEYLEGHLVSVETFSMNGDHHVLGITDRKLTGYPYFVEVGASFPVEIKNSKEITNYVRHLLGTIGYDFGPCHTELILTKRGPYLVEINPRLAGGIVPQLIYKATGIDPIRETIKMFVGEKPDLTPKWKKGASVYHFTAPKTGKICVLKGMELIEGCQFVEKFQWKVKIGDQVRYPTSNDDWIGDLVVVADDATAANRIVDQLLNQIVVEVNDQIGDDSL, encoded by the coding sequence TTGAAGCATATTGTATTTGTTGAGAGTAATCCAGGAAACGGGATTGAAGCTATAAGCATCGCAAAGGAACTTGGTTATAGCGTGACGTTTGTGACAGCAAATCTTGAACACTATATGAAGGGAAGGAGATTAGACGATCATCCATTACGGTACGCAGACCGTATCAAAGAATGTCCAACAAATGAGCCAGATGAATTATTGCAATACTTAAAGCAATTTAAAATGCAACACCCTTTTGACGGAATATTAAGCTTCAGTGAATTTTACGCACCAATTGTAGCTGAGGTTGCAAAAAGATTAGGTCTGCCTGCATGTAATCCTAAAGCTGTAAAGACAGCGCGTCTCAAACATATCACTAGACAGGTATGCTCCGAAAATGGAATTCCTGTCCCACGATGGGGAAGTGGAAATAGTTTGGAGGAAGCCTATTTTCTTGCTGAACAAATAGGCTATCCATGTGTGTTTAAACCAGTGGACAACACAGGAAGTAGAAACGTGAGAATTGTTTACAATAAATCCGAATTGGAAGAGATGTACGAAAAAAACAGACTAAACCTTGATAACAATCGTGGACTGAAGCGCTCGTCCGATTTTTTGATAGAGGAGTATTTGGAAGGTCACTTAGTTAGTGTCGAAACTTTCTCCATGAACGGTGATCACCACGTTTTAGGAATTACCGATCGAAAGCTAACGGGTTATCCTTATTTTGTAGAGGTAGGAGCAAGTTTTCCTGTTGAAATTAAAAATTCCAAAGAAATTACTAACTACGTAAGACATCTTCTTGGAACGATTGGATATGATTTCGGTCCGTGTCACACAGAACTCATTCTTACCAAGAGAGGTCCCTATCTTGTAGAGATAAATCCTAGATTAGCTGGTGGTATTGTCCCGCAACTGATTTATAAAGCGACGGGAATAGACCCTATTCGTGAAACTATCAAGATGTTTGTTGGTGAAAAACCTGATTTGACGCCAAAATGGAAAAAAGGTGCAAGTGTATATCATTTCACTGCACCAAAAACAGGGAAGATTTGCGTATTGAAAGGTATGGAATTAATTGAAGGTTGCCAGTTTGTCGAGAAATTTCAATGGAAAGTCAAAATAGGCGATCAGGTACGATATCCAACATCAAATGATGACTGGATAGGCGATTTAGTGGTTGTTGCAGACGATGCAACGGCTGCAAATAGAATTGTAGATCAATTATTAAATCAAATAGTAGTAGAAGTAAACGATCAGATTGGTGATGACTCTTTATGA
- a CDS encoding ATP-grasp domain-containing protein, with product MEEYIDGVEFSVETMTIDGRHTLLAITEKLTTGAPHFIEMGHAVPARVSHEEKTAIFDEVQELLDAVGHTFGPAHTEVKLSSKGVHIIETQTRPGGDRIPMLVDIATGCNIYKIMVEAALGRPVDLTATRSKAAAIRYVNANIGMIERFEGIESVKAMAGIREVRMLKEVGTYISELSSSLDRVGYVVAEGDTVEEAINRAEAASRRINVVINNVENHHV from the coding sequence GTGGAAGAGTATATAGATGGGGTTGAGTTCAGCGTTGAAACAATGACAATTGATGGACGACATACGCTGTTGGCTATCACAGAAAAATTAACAACTGGAGCGCCCCACTTCATTGAAATGGGGCATGCTGTTCCGGCTCGTGTTAGCCACGAAGAAAAAACAGCAATATTCGACGAAGTGCAAGAATTGTTAGACGCCGTCGGTCACACCTTTGGTCCAGCTCACACGGAAGTAAAGCTCTCATCAAAAGGGGTTCACATCATTGAAACCCAGACTCGTCCAGGTGGCGATCGGATTCCTATGTTAGTAGATATCGCAACAGGTTGTAACATATATAAAATAATGGTTGAAGCGGCTCTTGGTAGGCCAGTTGATTTAACTGCAACTCGATCGAAAGCAGCTGCTATCCGTTACGTTAATGCAAACATTGGGATGATTGAACGTTTTGAAGGGATTGAATCAGTCAAAGCGATGGCTGGAATCAGAGAAGTGAGAATGTTGAAAGAAGTTGGAACCTATATTTCGGAGTTGAGTAGTAGTTTGGATCGAGTTGGTTACGTGGTAGCTGAAGGTGATACTGTTGAGGAAGCTATCAACCGGGCAGAAGCAGCTTCAAGAAGGATAAATGTTGTCATAAATAATGTTGAGAATCATCATGTGTGA
- a CDS encoding IS4-like element IS5377 family transposase — MNKHTTLPNLMQKLVSDEEIQLIAEAVGYRDSSRTFTLRELIHFFLLAAMHQWKSFRHGADVGPLYGLPRFHYSTVSKKAKEVPYDIMKRLLALIISKCNRQTRRSLRFPKPLRVVDSTTVTVGKNRLPWAPYHGERAGVKLHVAYSPESSLPADVVETTGLRHDGPVGEQLTNAQQVLVEDRAYFKIERLDRFVEQHQLFVIRMKDNIELHQKKSLKRLSSTSSSVQADFTCQLGTKQCRSTKRHRVVIFRDANGRDIRVVTNLFHASAETIADMYQQRWTVEVFFRWVKQYLNVPTLFGTTENAVYNQLFAAFIAYVLLRWLYDQTKKQTNVSLSFISFVRRFFSGQLPLDWKSGMAAALFEYAQIYGRRMYNFG; from the coding sequence ATGAACAAGCATACCACACTCCCGAATTTGATGCAAAAACTTGTTTCGGATGAAGAGATTCAACTGATTGCCGAAGCGGTTGGGTATCGTGATTCGTCTCGAACCTTTACGTTGCGCGAGTTGATTCACTTCTTCCTGCTGGCCGCCATGCATCAATGGAAAAGCTTTCGCCACGGAGCCGATGTGGGGCCTCTGTATGGATTGCCGCGATTCCATTATTCAACTGTATCCAAGAAAGCGAAAGAAGTTCCCTATGACATCATGAAACGCTTGTTGGCGTTGATCATTTCCAAGTGCAACCGCCAAACCCGCCGTTCGCTTCGGTTTCCCAAACCGCTTCGGGTGGTGGATTCGACGACCGTCACGGTCGGGAAAAACCGCCTCCCATGGGCGCCGTATCACGGCGAACGCGCCGGAGTGAAGCTGCACGTCGCGTATTCGCCGGAATCCTCGCTGCCGGCAGACGTGGTGGAAACGACCGGACTGCGTCACGATGGCCCAGTGGGAGAACAGTTGACGAACGCTCAACAAGTGCTGGTGGAAGACCGGGCGTATTTCAAAATCGAACGCCTCGATCGATTTGTGGAGCAGCATCAGCTCTTTGTCATTCGAATGAAGGACAACATCGAACTTCATCAGAAAAAAAGCTTGAAACGCCTTTCCAGCACATCTTCATCGGTTCAAGCCGACTTCACGTGCCAGTTGGGGACGAAACAATGCCGATCGACCAAGCGTCACCGGGTAGTGATCTTTCGAGATGCAAATGGCCGCGACATTCGGGTCGTGACGAACCTCTTCCATGCGTCTGCGGAAACCATTGCCGACATGTACCAACAACGTTGGACCGTTGAAGTCTTTTTCCGTTGGGTGAAGCAATATCTGAATGTCCCGACCTTGTTTGGCACGACGGAAAATGCGGTATACAACCAACTGTTTGCGGCGTTCATCGCGTATGTGTTGCTGCGATGGCTGTATGATCAAACCAAAAAACAGACGAACGTCTCTCTTTCCTTCATTTCGTTCGTTCGCCGTTTTTTCTCTGGGCAGCTTCCTCTCGATTGGAAATCCGGGATGGCCGCTGCTTTGTTTGAGTATGCCCAAATTTATGGAAGGCGTATGTATAATTTTGGATAA
- a CDS encoding ATP-grasp domain-containing protein, whose protein sequence is MSIKRVLMVGGYTQAIEYAKLAENIHLTFIQHKNRLRPQDLQIADVVHMMELNDNPDLEEFIRCLHRIRPFDAVLSVTEFSLLTASKMAEEFGLLNTPVKAVENTRDKYKMRQQMLASNCNPVRFSVVNNFEEIVRFFQSVGGPIILKPIDGTGSKGVRLIIDMSELEEQKSRNNTSVDYPKLYIRLP, encoded by the coding sequence ATGTCGATAAAACGAGTATTGATGGTTGGAGGGTACACTCAAGCAATTGAATATGCCAAACTAGCGGAGAATATTCACCTTACTTTTATTCAGCACAAAAATCGTTTGCGTCCTCAAGATTTACAAATTGCTGATGTCGTGCACATGATGGAGCTCAACGACAATCCTGATCTGGAAGAATTCATTCGCTGTTTACATCGTATTCGCCCGTTTGATGCGGTACTGAGCGTAACGGAATTTTCGCTATTGACTGCGTCCAAGATGGCAGAAGAGTTTGGTTTGCTCAATACCCCTGTTAAAGCGGTAGAAAATACCCGTGATAAATACAAAATGCGACAGCAAATGTTGGCTTCCAACTGCAATCCTGTACGTTTTAGCGTTGTCAACAATTTCGAAGAGATTGTTCGTTTTTTTCAAAGTGTTGGAGGACCTATCATTTTAAAGCCAATTGATGGAACTGGAAGCAAAGGTGTCAGGCTGATCATAGACATGTCTGAGTTGGAAGAGCAAAAATCTCGAAATAACACGAGTGTTGATTATCCAAAATTATACATACGCCTTCCATAA
- a CDS encoding O-methyltransferase produces MDERTLLILKDIQQFATEHDSRTTEKKDQMLIIGEDAGRFLYILLSLSHYSTVLELGTGCGYSTIWIAEALRQRGGIVTTVEWHEQKYLIALEHFKKARTETLINPIHENIGDVLQSFKGKQDVIFLDAVRTYYVDWWRYIDDILVPGGLLLVDNSLYPNPDDLVPFFSIIRACGMYEEVLVPIGKGISLFYKKIN; encoded by the coding sequence ATGGACGAACGAACATTGCTAATTTTAAAAGACATACAACAATTTGCTACCGAACATGACAGCCGTACAACGGAAAAGAAGGATCAGATGCTGATTATAGGTGAAGATGCAGGGCGATTTTTATATATTCTGCTCTCTCTCAGTCACTACTCAACTGTACTTGAGCTTGGCACAGGTTGTGGCTATTCTACCATATGGATAGCGGAAGCACTGAGACAGCGCGGCGGTATCGTAACTACAGTGGAATGGCATGAACAGAAATATCTCATTGCTTTGGAACATTTTAAAAAAGCGAGAACAGAAACATTAATAAACCCCATCCACGAGAACATCGGCGATGTTTTACAGTCGTTTAAAGGAAAACAAGATGTTATCTTTCTAGATGCTGTCCGAACTTATTATGTTGATTGGTGGAGATATATTGATGACATTTTAGTTCCTGGTGGTTTATTGTTGGTTGATAATTCATTGTATCCAAATCCAGATGATTTAGTTCCGTTTTTTTCAATCATTCGTGCTTGTGGAATGTATGAGGAAGTCTTGGTTCCAATTGGAAAAGGAATTTCACTTTTCTATAAAAAAATTAATTGA